Proteins encoded together in one Bradyrhizobium sp. CB82 window:
- a CDS encoding transporter substrate-binding domain-containing protein yields MNRRDALTTVAFAGAAMAAAGPAKADIAPSSTLDRIKKSGVLRIAVIAGQDPYFHKDLATNQWSGACIDMANDIAGKLGAKVETLESTWGNQILDLQAEKIDLAFAVNPTPERALVIDFSSPILVHSFTVITKKGFAKPQTWAEINKPEVKIAVDIGSTHETIARRYCPKATILGFKERNEAILAVSTGRADCNISLAVLSVATLKKNPTLGELAVPRPLLTLPTNLGIRADGDRRYKDFLSAWADYNRALGQTREWMLKAFETVGLNAEDIPPEIQF; encoded by the coding sequence ATGAATCGCAGGGACGCACTCACCACCGTTGCCTTCGCCGGCGCTGCGATGGCCGCAGCCGGCCCGGCCAAGGCTGACATCGCACCAAGCTCCACCCTCGACCGGATCAAGAAGAGCGGCGTGCTCAGGATCGCGGTCATCGCCGGCCAGGATCCCTATTTCCACAAGGACCTCGCCACCAATCAGTGGTCGGGCGCCTGTATCGACATGGCGAACGACATCGCCGGCAAGCTCGGCGCCAAGGTCGAGACGCTGGAATCGACCTGGGGCAACCAGATCCTCGACCTCCAGGCCGAGAAGATCGACCTCGCCTTTGCCGTGAACCCGACGCCCGAGCGCGCGCTGGTCATCGACTTCTCCTCGCCCATCCTCGTGCACTCCTTCACCGTCATCACCAAGAAGGGTTTTGCCAAGCCGCAGACCTGGGCGGAGATCAACAAGCCCGAGGTCAAGATCGCCGTCGACATCGGCTCCACGCATGAGACCATCGCGCGCCGCTATTGCCCGAAGGCGACGATCCTCGGCTTCAAGGAACGCAACGAGGCGATCCTCGCCGTGTCCACTGGACGGGCAGACTGCAACATATCGCTCGCCGTGCTTTCGGTCGCCACGTTGAAGAAGAACCCGACGCTCGGCGAACTCGCGGTGCCACGGCCGCTGCTCACGCTGCCAACCAATCTCGGCATCCGTGCCGATGGCGATCGCCGCTACAAGGACTTCCTCAGCGCCTGGGCCGATTACAACCGCGCGCTGGGTCAGACCCGCGAGTGGATGCTCAAGGCTTTTGAAACTGTCGGCCTCAATGCGGAAGACATTCCGCCCGAGATCCAGTTCTGA
- a CDS encoding septal ring lytic transglycosylase RlpA family protein, with translation MMVFRSSAAICGALVAFAVSVTRSETGGVHSSAVVNAACGDAIVGAASMYNPFKPGKEEGGPNTASGERYDPSVWAAAIKMSLRQKFGGVQFGARPKYALVEAVGKKVIVKINDVGPLKPGRIIDLNERTMRHFDPSLQFGVISDVRVRPLAGDYWIPGPVG, from the coding sequence ATGATGGTGTTCCGCTCGAGCGCCGCAATTTGCGGCGCCCTGGTTGCGTTTGCCGTTTCTGTTACTCGAAGTGAAACGGGTGGAGTTCATTCAAGCGCCGTAGTCAATGCTGCCTGTGGTGATGCGATCGTTGGCGCAGCATCCATGTATAATCCGTTCAAGCCCGGCAAGGAGGAGGGCGGCCCGAACACAGCCTCCGGCGAGCGTTATGATCCCTCCGTCTGGGCGGCTGCCATCAAGATGAGTTTACGTCAGAAATTTGGTGGGGTCCAATTTGGCGCGAGGCCGAAGTATGCCCTCGTCGAGGCCGTGGGCAAGAAGGTCATCGTCAAGATCAACGACGTGGGACCACTAAAGCCTGGCCGCATCATTGATCTCAATGAGCGGACGATGCGCCATTTCGATCCAAGCCTACAGTTCGGGGTAATTTCTGACGTAAGAGTTAGGCCGCTTGCCGGCGACTATTGGATCCCCGGACCGGTTGGCTGA
- a CDS encoding GntR family transcriptional regulator — translation MNKHLELASDSIVDRVYEQLKAMAVSYEFKPGERLNEGELAKRLGVSRTPLREALNRLNTEGFLRFAPGKGFFCRELDAHEIFDLYELRKSIEVASVRLAIKRARDEDIDALLKFLEATGPDPGERSSVELVELDETFHERLMAMSNNAEMLRVLRNVNARIRFVRWIDMDSINRFNTQAEHRAVVEGLKARDEAMCVSVLEKHIDRRLDRITSAIKEGYAQIYMPAARSAQT, via the coding sequence ATGAACAAGCATCTGGAACTCGCCTCGGACAGCATTGTCGATCGCGTCTATGAACAGCTCAAGGCGATGGCCGTGAGCTACGAGTTCAAGCCTGGCGAACGGCTCAACGAAGGTGAGCTGGCAAAGCGTCTCGGCGTCAGCCGCACGCCGCTGCGCGAAGCGCTCAACCGGTTGAACACCGAGGGTTTCCTACGCTTCGCCCCCGGCAAGGGCTTCTTCTGCCGCGAACTCGACGCGCACGAGATCTTCGATCTCTACGAGCTGCGCAAATCGATCGAGGTCGCCTCGGTCCGTCTCGCCATCAAGCGAGCCAGGGATGAGGATATCGACGCGCTGCTCAAATTCCTCGAAGCCACGGGGCCCGATCCCGGCGAGCGTTCATCGGTCGAGCTGGTCGAGCTGGATGAGACCTTTCACGAGCGGCTGATGGCGATGTCGAACAATGCCGAGATGCTGCGTGTGCTGCGCAACGTCAATGCCCGCATCCGCTTCGTACGCTGGATCGACATGGACAGCATCAATCGCTTCAACACGCAGGCTGAGCACCGCGCCGTCGTCGAGGGCCTCAAGGCGCGTGACGAAGCGATGTGCGTTTCCGTGCTGGAAAAGCACATCGACCGGCGGCTCGATCGTATCACCTCGGCGATCAAGGAAGGCTACGCGCAGATCTACATGCCGGCGGCGAGGTCGGCGCAGACCTGA
- a CDS encoding FAD-binding oxidoreductase, which translates to MSQARHVAIIGAGAVGVISAIEALREGHRVTLIDPGEPGGEQAASYGNAGWLSSHSVIPPAEPGVWKKVPGYLMDPLGPLAIRWSYLPKALPWLIKYLLSGWTEARVEKTAVALRALLKDAPLLHRKLAEEAGVPELIERNGVMHVFPSRGNFDGDLGWRIRKRVGVDWLELSADEMRQREPDLDPRYTFGVVVEEAGRCRDPGAYVAALANHALASGAKLVRAKVTGFRLNGDKLVAVLTEAGEIACDAAVVAAGARSRLLTASVGDPLPLETERGYHVMIEHPEVGPRSSMMVSDAKMVVNWTNKGLRAAGTVEIAGLDAEPNWKRAEILRDNLLGMFPKLPKDIPASRIKMWFGHRPSMPDGRPCIGYARASRDIVYAFGHGHIGLVSSARTGRLVAQLVSGKKPQIPLEPFSPTRFL; encoded by the coding sequence ATGTCGCAAGCTCGCCACGTTGCCATCATCGGCGCCGGCGCGGTCGGCGTGATCAGCGCCATCGAGGCGCTGCGCGAGGGCCACCGCGTCACGCTGATCGATCCCGGCGAGCCCGGTGGCGAGCAGGCGGCGAGCTACGGCAATGCCGGCTGGCTGTCGTCGCATTCGGTGATCCCGCCGGCCGAGCCCGGCGTCTGGAAGAAAGTGCCGGGCTATCTGATGGACCCGCTCGGGCCGCTCGCGATCCGCTGGTCTTACTTGCCGAAGGCCTTGCCGTGGCTGATCAAATATCTGCTGTCGGGCTGGACGGAAGCGCGTGTTGAAAAGACGGCCGTAGCGCTGCGCGCGCTCCTCAAGGACGCGCCGCTGCTGCACAGGAAGCTCGCGGAGGAGGCCGGTGTCCCCGAGCTGATCGAACGCAACGGCGTGATGCACGTGTTCCCATCGCGGGGGAATTTCGACGGCGATCTCGGCTGGCGCATCCGCAAGCGCGTCGGCGTCGACTGGCTGGAGCTTTCTGCGGATGAGATGCGCCAGCGCGAGCCTGATCTTGATCCGCGCTACACCTTTGGTGTCGTGGTCGAGGAGGCCGGGCGGTGTCGCGATCCCGGCGCCTATGTCGCGGCTCTCGCCAACCATGCGCTCGCCAGCGGCGCAAAATTGGTGCGCGCCAAGGTGACGGGCTTCAGGCTCAACGGCGACAAGCTCGTTGCTGTTCTCACTGAAGCCGGTGAGATCGCCTGCGATGCCGCGGTGGTCGCCGCCGGTGCGCGCTCAAGGCTGCTCACCGCATCCGTCGGCGATCCGCTGCCGCTCGAGACCGAGCGCGGCTATCATGTCATGATCGAGCATCCGGAAGTAGGGCCGCGCAGCTCGATGATGGTGTCCGACGCCAAAATGGTCGTGAATTGGACCAACAAGGGCCTGCGCGCCGCCGGCACGGTCGAGATCGCGGGACTCGATGCTGAGCCGAACTGGAAGCGCGCCGAGATCTTGCGCGACAATCTCCTCGGCATGTTTCCGAAACTGCCGAAAGACATTCCGGCCTCACGCATCAAGATGTGGTTCGGCCATCGCCCGAGCATGCCGGACGGCCGTCCCTGCATCGGCTATGCCCGCGCCTCGCGCGATATCGTCTATGCGTTCGGCCATGGCCATATTGGTCTCGTCAGCTCCGCCCGCACCGGCCGCCTCGTCGCGCAGCTCGTCAGCGGCAAGAAGCCGCAGATTCCGCTTGAACCGTTCTCACCCACTCGTTTCCTCTGA
- a CDS encoding universal stress protein — protein sequence MYRHILIPTDGSELAEHGMAHGLALAKSLGAKVSVIFVVEPFSELTGRFLEAVATYAEVRKEQARSVLERAANAARTAGVSCETIQVESGHPHQAIIEAAEDKGCDLIVMSSHGRSGLSMLLIGSVTNKVLTQAKTPVLVCQ from the coding sequence ATGTACCGGCATATTCTCATTCCGACAGATGGGTCGGAGCTGGCGGAGCATGGGATGGCGCATGGCTTGGCGCTGGCGAAATCCCTTGGGGCCAAGGTGTCCGTCATCTTCGTCGTGGAACCGTTCTCAGAATTGACAGGGCGGTTCCTTGAAGCCGTCGCGACATATGCCGAGGTGCGCAAGGAGCAGGCCAGGAGCGTGTTGGAGCGCGCGGCAAATGCGGCCAGGACGGCTGGTGTTTCCTGCGAGACGATCCAAGTGGAAAGTGGGCATCCGCACCAGGCCATCATCGAAGCAGCCGAGGACAAGGGCTGCGATCTCATTGTCATGTCATCGCACGGGCGCAGCGGACTTTCCATGCTCCTCATCGGCAGCGTGACAAACAAGGTGCTGACGCAGGCGAAAACCCCCGTGCTGGTTTGTCAGTGA
- a CDS encoding NAD(P)-dependent oxidoreductase, which produces MRALFVDANDTLAAVTEKLLRKDSLPVGINRDPAISPDDLPRLLDGAEIMIVDHTAVPTAVAARCAALKHVVFLGTGARSYMNPDELVQQGIAVHTIKGYGDTAVAECAIALMWASAKNFGEMDRGMREGNWLRRDAVQLTGKTLGLIGFGGIAAEAARMALGCGMKVIAWNRTPKMHPGVEFVALEKLLAESHVVSLHLLLNDETRNFLSRERIAMMRPGSILINTARGAVVDEDAMIEALRSGHIGHAGLDVFTVEPLPAGHPLTKLPNVTLSAHSAFRTPEASDNLIGAALDHCRRIIATGR; this is translated from the coding sequence ATGCGTGCCCTGTTCGTCGATGCCAACGACACGCTTGCCGCCGTCACCGAAAAGCTGCTGCGCAAGGACAGCCTCCCCGTCGGCATCAACCGCGACCCAGCGATATCGCCCGACGACCTGCCGCGCCTCCTGGACGGTGCTGAGATCATGATCGTCGATCACACCGCCGTACCGACCGCGGTTGCCGCAAGGTGTGCGGCTCTGAAGCACGTCGTCTTCCTCGGCACCGGCGCGCGCAGCTACATGAATCCGGACGAGCTTGTCCAGCAAGGCATCGCCGTGCACACCATCAAGGGCTATGGCGACACCGCGGTTGCCGAATGCGCGATCGCACTGATGTGGGCTTCTGCCAAAAATTTTGGCGAGATGGATCGCGGCATGCGCGAGGGCAACTGGCTGCGCCGCGACGCCGTCCAGCTCACCGGCAAGACGCTCGGCCTGATCGGCTTTGGCGGCATCGCCGCGGAAGCCGCGCGCATGGCGCTGGGCTGCGGCATGAAGGTGATCGCCTGGAACAGGACGCCGAAGATGCATCCGGGCGTCGAGTTCGTTGCGCTGGAAAAGCTGCTGGCGGAGAGCCACGTCGTCTCGCTGCATCTCTTGCTCAACGACGAGACCAGGAACTTCCTCTCCCGCGAGCGCATTGCGATGATGCGTCCCGGCAGCATCCTGATCAACACCGCGCGCGGTGCCGTTGTCGATGAAGACGCCATGATCGAGGCGCTGCGCTCGGGCCATATCGGCCATGCCGGTCTCGACGTCTTCACCGTCGAGCCGCTGCCGGCAGGTCACCCGCTGACCAAGCTGCCGAACGTGACGCTGTCGGCGCATTCGGCATTCCGCACGCCGGAGGCGAGCGACAACCTGATCGGTGCGGCGCTGGATCATTGCCGCCGCATCATCGCGACCGGCCGGTAG
- a CDS encoding aspartate/glutamate racemase family protein, which produces MTYPQKSSSRIARGGKALYGAPLGILMLEARFPRIPGDMGNGTTWPFPVLYRVVSGATPEKVVLKGAAGLLPDFIDAAKELVRLGAEAITTNCGFLSLFQKELAAAVGVPVATSSLMQVPWVQATLPPGKRVGLVTVSGSTLSPAHLEGAGVPLDTPLVGTENGKEFFRVLIKAEKDDMDIAQAERDVVEAGKALVAKHPDVGAIVLECTNMPPYAAALQAEAGLPVYDIYSMITWFHTGLRPRRFG; this is translated from the coding sequence ATGACCTATCCGCAAAAGTCCTCCTCCCGCATCGCCCGCGGCGGGAAGGCGCTCTATGGCGCGCCGCTCGGAATCCTGATGCTGGAAGCGCGCTTTCCCCGCATCCCCGGCGACATGGGCAATGGCACGACCTGGCCGTTCCCGGTACTTTATCGCGTGGTGAGCGGGGCGACGCCGGAGAAGGTGGTGCTTAAAGGCGCGGCCGGGCTGCTGCCGGATTTCATCGACGCGGCGAAGGAACTGGTGCGGCTAGGTGCCGAAGCCATCACCACCAATTGCGGCTTTCTCTCGCTATTCCAGAAAGAGCTTGCCGCCGCCGTCGGCGTGCCCGTTGCGACGTCATCGTTGATGCAGGTGCCGTGGGTTCAGGCGACGCTGCCGCCGGGCAAGCGCGTCGGCCTCGTCACGGTCTCCGGCTCGACGCTGTCGCCGGCCCATCTGGAAGGTGCCGGCGTGCCGCTCGACACGCCGCTGGTCGGCACCGAGAACGGCAAGGAGTTCTTCCGCGTCCTGATCAAGGCCGAGAAGGATGACATGGACATTGCCCAGGCCGAGCGCGACGTCGTCGAAGCCGGCAAGGCGCTGGTGGCGAAGCATCCCGATGTCGGCGCCATCGTGCTTGAATGCACCAACATGCCGCCTTACGCTGCGGCATTGCAGGCTGAGGCGGGCCTGCCTGTCTACGATATTTATTCCATGATCACGTGGTTTCACACCGGACTGCGGCCGCGTCGGTTTGGCTAG
- a CDS encoding ABC transporter permease — protein MRTISPARIALIVACALVLVYLILPVLIIVPISFSSARFLTFPPPSLSLRWYQQYFSNSAWMQATQVTLIVAAFTVAIATPLGVAAAYAISQSKLRVMRMIHMALLLPLVVPIIITAVGIFFVYARVGLVATLPGLVLANVMLGLPYVVISVLAGLQSFDPAQEMVARSLGMNRFRSFFAVTLPQIKSSVVAGAIFAFISAMDETIIALFISGGQYQPLTKRMFTALRDEIDPTIAAISTLMTAASFMLVLLASARQKRAA, from the coding sequence ATGAGAACAATCTCGCCCGCCAGGATCGCCCTGATCGTCGCTTGCGCGCTGGTGCTGGTCTATCTGATCCTCCCGGTGCTGATCATCGTGCCGATCTCGTTCTCCAGTGCGCGCTTCCTGACCTTCCCGCCGCCCTCGCTGTCGCTGCGCTGGTACCAGCAATATTTCTCAAATTCCGCCTGGATGCAGGCGACGCAGGTGACGCTGATCGTCGCGGCTTTCACCGTCGCGATCGCGACGCCGCTCGGCGTCGCCGCGGCTTACGCGATCAGCCAGTCGAAGCTGCGCGTCATGCGGATGATCCACATGGCGTTGCTCTTGCCACTCGTGGTGCCGATCATCATCACCGCAGTCGGCATCTTCTTCGTCTATGCCCGCGTCGGCCTGGTCGCAACGCTGCCGGGCCTCGTGCTCGCCAACGTGATGCTGGGCCTGCCTTACGTCGTCATCTCCGTGCTCGCGGGCCTGCAAAGCTTCGATCCCGCGCAGGAGATGGTCGCGCGCAGCCTCGGCATGAATCGCTTCCGCAGCTTCTTCGCGGTGACGCTGCCGCAGATCAAGTCCAGCGTGGTCGCGGGCGCGATCTTCGCCTTCATCTCGGCGATGGACGAGACCATCATCGCGTTGTTCATCTCCGGCGGCCAGTATCAGCCGCTGACCAAGCGCATGTTCACCGCACTCCGCGACGAGATCGACCCCACCATCGCCGCGATCTCGACGCTGATGACGGCGGCCTCGTTCATGCTGGTCCTGCTGGCGAGCGCCCGGCAGAAAAGGGCCGCGTGA
- a CDS encoding thiamine pyrophosphate-binding protein, with the protein MTIRNVRTGGQILIDQLVAQGVERVTCVPGESYLAALDALHDSPIDVMICRAEGGAAMMAEAYGKLTGRPGICFVTRGPGATNASHGVHIAMQDSTPMILFVGQVDTGMREREAFQELDYKAVFGTMAKWAVEIDRPDRIPELVARAFRVAMQGRPGPVVIALPENMLTETAAVADAPRVEPAVSWPAPADLERLAAMLAGAKAPLVVLGGSGWTAEAAKGIARFAERFDLPVATSFRRASLIDADHSHYAGDLGIGPSPSLKARITGADVILLIGGRMSEMPSSSYSLLDIPVPNQKLIHVHPGSEELGRVYQPTLAIQAPPVAFAAAVEALKPAAQPAWKGEAAKAHADYLAWTEKARELPGTFQYGQVMTWLRDRLPKDAIVCNGAGNYAGWLHRHHRFHAFAAQLAPTSGSMGYGVPAGVLAKRQYPDRVVVAFAGDGCFLMNGQEFATAVQYDAALIVVVIDNAQYGTIRMHQERDYPGRVVGTQLKNPDFAMYAKAFGGHGERVERTEEFAPAFERALASGKPSILHCLIDPRAMSVGKDFVTQEKAR; encoded by the coding sequence ATGACCATTCGTAACGTCCGCACCGGGGGCCAGATCCTGATCGACCAGCTGGTCGCGCAAGGCGTCGAGCGCGTCACCTGCGTGCCGGGCGAGAGCTATCTCGCAGCGCTCGATGCGCTGCATGACAGCCCGATCGACGTGATGATTTGCCGCGCCGAAGGCGGCGCTGCGATGATGGCGGAAGCCTATGGCAAGCTGACGGGCCGCCCCGGCATCTGCTTCGTCACCCGCGGCCCCGGCGCGACCAATGCCAGCCACGGTGTCCACATCGCGATGCAGGATTCCACCCCGATGATCCTGTTTGTCGGCCAGGTCGATACCGGCATGCGCGAGCGCGAGGCGTTCCAGGAGCTCGACTACAAGGCGGTGTTCGGCACCATGGCGAAGTGGGCGGTCGAGATCGATCGTCCCGATCGCATTCCCGAGCTGGTTGCGCGCGCGTTCCGCGTCGCGATGCAGGGCCGTCCCGGCCCTGTCGTGATCGCACTGCCGGAGAACATGCTGACCGAGACGGCTGCGGTTGCCGATGCGCCGCGCGTCGAGCCCGCCGTGAGCTGGCCGGCGCCCGCCGATCTCGAACGGCTGGCTGCGATGCTTGCTGGCGCAAAGGCGCCGCTCGTCGTGCTCGGTGGTTCCGGCTGGACCGCGGAGGCGGCCAAGGGCATCGCGCGCTTCGCCGAGCGGTTCGATCTGCCGGTCGCGACCTCGTTCCGCCGGGCGTCGCTGATTGACGCCGATCATTCGCACTATGCCGGCGATCTCGGCATCGGGCCGAGCCCGAGCCTGAAGGCGCGCATCACCGGCGCCGATGTCATCCTGCTGATCGGCGGCCGGATGTCGGAGATGCCATCCTCGTCCTATTCGCTGCTCGACATTCCCGTGCCGAACCAGAAGCTGATCCATGTTCATCCGGGCTCGGAGGAGCTTGGTCGCGTCTATCAGCCCACGCTGGCGATCCAGGCGCCTCCGGTGGCCTTCGCGGCGGCCGTCGAGGCGCTGAAGCCTGCGGCGCAGCCGGCCTGGAAGGGCGAGGCGGCCAAGGCGCATGCCGATTATCTCGCCTGGACGGAGAAGGCGCGCGAGCTGCCGGGGACGTTCCAGTACGGCCAGGTCATGACGTGGCTGCGTGATCGCCTGCCGAAGGACGCCATCGTCTGCAACGGCGCCGGCAACTATGCCGGTTGGCTGCATCGCCATCACCGCTTCCACGCCTTTGCCGCGCAGCTTGCGCCGACCTCGGGCTCGATGGGCTATGGCGTGCCGGCGGGCGTGCTTGCAAAAAGGCAGTATCCAGATCGCGTCGTCGTCGCGTTTGCCGGTGACGGCTGCTTCCTGATGAACGGCCAGGAGTTCGCGACCGCCGTGCAGTATGACGCGGCCCTGATCGTCGTGGTGATCGACAACGCACAATATGGCACCATCCGCATGCACCAGGAGCGCGACTATCCCGGCCGTGTGGTCGGCACGCAGCTCAAGAATCCGGACTTTGCGATGTACGCAAAAGCGTTCGGCGGCCATGGCGAGCGGGTCGAGCGCACGGAAGAGTTTGCGCCGGCCTTCGAGCGCGCGCTGGCCTCCGGCAAGCCGTCGATCCTGCATTGCCTTATTGATCCTCGTGCGATGTCCGTCGGCAAGGATTTTGTGACGCAGGAGAAGGCCCGCTGA
- a CDS encoding ABC transporter permease: MLALVSPALLVILLLIVLPVGWLAWQSIYHDGFTLEHYRRILSEDIYWRSFALTFEISLLVTVLALVLGYPVAYAANAVPKAWSFVILALVVLPFWTSVLVRAYAWLALLQRTGVINQFLRYIDVIGEPLALVHNTFGTVVATVHILLPFMVLPLYATMQKIPNDLMQAGASLGAGPALTFFRVFLPLSLPGVLAGSTMVFVLCLGFYITPELLGGGRTVMVSMLVSRNVELYNQFGAASAVAVVLLLSVLLIFFVVSRFISLDRVLGQK; encoded by the coding sequence ATGCTGGCCCTGGTGTCGCCGGCGCTGCTCGTCATCCTCCTGCTGATCGTGCTGCCGGTCGGCTGGCTCGCCTGGCAGTCGATCTATCACGACGGCTTCACGCTCGAGCATTATCGCCGCATCCTCAGCGAAGACATCTACTGGCGCAGCTTCGCGCTGACCTTCGAAATCAGCCTTCTGGTGACGGTGCTCGCGCTCGTGCTCGGCTATCCCGTGGCCTATGCCGCGAACGCCGTGCCGAAGGCGTGGAGTTTCGTCATCCTGGCGCTGGTCGTGCTGCCGTTCTGGACCAGCGTGCTGGTGCGCGCCTATGCCTGGCTCGCGCTGCTTCAGCGCACCGGCGTGATCAACCAGTTCCTGCGCTATATCGATGTGATCGGCGAGCCGCTTGCGCTCGTCCACAACACTTTTGGCACGGTGGTCGCAACCGTGCACATCCTCTTGCCCTTCATGGTGCTGCCGCTCTACGCCACCATGCAGAAGATCCCGAACGACCTGATGCAGGCGGGCGCCAGCCTGGGTGCGGGCCCCGCGCTCACCTTCTTCCGTGTCTTCCTGCCGCTGTCGCTGCCTGGCGTGCTCGCCGGCTCGACGATGGTGTTCGTGCTCTGTCTCGGCTTCTACATCACGCCGGAGCTGCTCGGCGGCGGGCGCACGGTGATGGTGTCGATGCTGGTGAGCCGCAATGTCGAGCTCTACAACCAGTTCGGCGCGGCGAGCGCGGTCGCCGTTGTCCTTCTGCTCAGCGTCCTCCTGATCTTCTTCGTCGTCAGCCGCTTCATCTCGCTCGATCGCGTCTTGGGACAGAAATGA